A region from the Antennarius striatus isolate MH-2024 chromosome 22, ASM4005453v1, whole genome shotgun sequence genome encodes:
- the LOC137589083 gene encoding protein PHTF2-like isoform X2, whose protein sequence is MASKVKDAVVWYQKKIGAYDQQIWEKSVEQREIKFISLGLRNKPKKTGHVKPDLIDVDLVRGSAFAKAKPESPWTSLTRKGIVRVVFFPFFCRWWIQVTSRAIFLLLLALYLLQVAAAVLYVIIPQPHGIPATEVFGAIWLMLLLGTVHCQIVSTRTPKPASSSGGKRRRKLRKASQMEVHREGDGSSTTDNTQEGAPHSHSASTTYSLGTLFQDFWHDICKAGSKKSKLSIDKSTETDNGYVSLDGRVTNRSSEEGLQLHEQRFDSLNRADEACWTSHLRPIHTHTPRGLGLMMAGGSKEPASDEASSEEDPDASYSALRRGVERMNNDCLLRNRKSSHHYKKHYGVEDVSKSGTSCSSRCSSLRTHDSESTRHESETEDLMWEDFLHCAECRSSCTSETEGEGGATPVCPPAKKEYRDDPFHQGHLPWLHSANPGLERVSAIVWEGNECKKADMSVLEISGMIMNKVNLYTPGIGYQVFGNLISVTLGLTPFAYRLAQYCDLDQVTTLSANELLSVVLGGGSGSDALVITMVTLSFLVRVCLIWLFFFLLSVAERTYKQRLLFAKLFGHLTSVRRARKSEVPHFRLKKVQNIKMWLSLRSYLKRRGPQRSVDVIVSSAFLLTLSVVFICCAQLLHVHETFLDCHYNWELVIWCSSLSLFLLRFVTLGSETSKKYSNTSILLTEQINLYLKMEKKPNKKEELTLVNNVLKLATKLLKELDTPFRLYGLTMNPLLYNITQVVILSAVSGVISDLLGFNLKLWKIKS, encoded by the exons aTTGGCGCCTATGATCAGCAGATATGGGAGAAATCAGTGGAGCAGCGAGAAATAAAG TTTATTTCTCTG GGCTTGAGGAACAAGCCGAAGAAGACCGGACACGTCAAACCGGACCTCATCGACGTGGACTTGGTTAGAG GTTCAGCGTTTGCCAAGGCCAAACCAGAGAGTCCGTGGACGTCGCTGACCAGGAAGGGCATCGTTAGAGTAGTCTTCTTCCCCTTCTTCTGCCGATGGTGGATCCAGGTCACCTCCAGAGCCATTTTTCTCTTGCTGCTCGCTCTCTACCTGCTGCAAG TGGCGGCAGCGGTCCTTTACGTCATCATCCCTCAGCCTCATGGGATACCGGCCACCGAAGTGTTTGGAGCCATCTGGCTCATGCTGCTGCTGGGCACCGTCCACTGCCAGATCGTGTCCACCCGCACGCCGAAGCCGGCCTCCAGCAGCGGGGGGAAGAGACGCag GAAGTTGAGGAAAGCATCTCAGATGGAGGTGCATAGGGAAGGCGACGGGTCTAGCACTACCGATAACACACAGGAGGGGGCGCCACACTCCCACTCAGCCAGCACTACATACAGCCTGGGCACTCTCTTCCAAGATTTCTGGCATGATATCTGTAAAGCTGG gtCTAAGAAGTCCAAGCTGTCCATCGACAAGTCGACAGAGACCGACAATGGTTATGTGTCGCTGGACGGCCGGGTGACCAATCGCAGCAGCGAGGAGGGGCTCCAGCTCCACGAGCAGCGATTTGATTCACTGAACAGGGCCGACGAGGCGTGCTGGACCTCCCACCTCAGGCcaatacacactcacacgccCCGCGGCTTGGGCCTGATGATGGCCGGTGGCAGTAAG GAGCCGGCGTCTGATGAGGCGTCCAGTGAAGAGGACCCCGATGCGTCCTACAGCGCCCTCCGCAGGGGGGTAGAGAGAATGAACAATGACTGTTTGCTCAGAAACCGCAAGAGCTCACACCATTACAAGAAACACTACGGAGTGGAG GACGTCTCCAAGTCGGGCACCAGCTGCAGCTCCCGGTGCTCCAGCCTGAGGACCCACGACTCAGAGAGCACACGCCACGAGTCAGAGACGGAGGACTTGATGTGGGAAGACTTCCTGCACTGCGCCGAGTGCCGGTCGTCCTGCACCTCCGAGACGG agggagaaggaggagcgACCCCCGTGTGTCCTCCCGCCAAGAAAGAGTACAGAGATGACCCTTTCCATCAG GGTCACCTCCCCTGGCTGCACAGCGCCAACCCCGGGCTGGAGCGGGTGAGCGCCATCGTTTGGGAGGGAAACGAGTGTAAGAAGGCAGACATGTCCGTCCTGGAGATCAGCGGCATGATCATGAACAAA GTGAATCTTTACACTCCTGGTATCGGCTACCAGGTGTTTGGGAATCTCATCTCGGTGACACTCGGCCTCACTCCTTTCGCGTACAG GCTGGCTCAGTACTGCGACTTGGATCAGGTGACCACGCTGTCGGCCAATGAGCTGCTCTCTGTGGTGCTCGGAGGCGGGTCCGGATCGGACGCCTTGGTCATCACCATGGTGACGCTCAGCTTCCTGGTGCGCGTTTGCCTTATAtggctcttcttcttcctgctcagCGTGGCAGAGAGGACGTACAAACAG AGGTTGCTGTTTGCCAAACTGTTCGGTCACCTGACTTCAGTCCGAAGAGCCAGAAAGTCTGAAGTTCCTCATTTCAGACTGAAGAAAGTGCAGAACATCAAGATGTGGCTGTCGCTTCGCTCCTACCTCAAG AGACGGGGTCCTCAGCGTTCTGTGGATGTCATCGTGTCGTCTGCCTTCCTGCTCACTCTGTCCGTCGTCTTCATCTGCTGCGCCCAG ctgctgcacgTCCACGAGACCTTCCTGGACTGTCACTATAACTGGGAGCTGGTGATCTGGTGCTCCAGCCTGTCGCTGTTCCTCCTCAGGTTCGTCACCCTGGGCTCAGAAACCAGCAAGAAGTACAGCAACACCTCCATCCTGCTGAcggaacag ATCAACCTCTATctgaagatggagaagaagccAAACAAGAAGGAGGAACTGACGCTGGTCAACAACGTCTTAAAACTGGCGACCAAACTACTCAAG GAGTTGGACACTCCTTTCCGGCTGTACGGCCTGACGATGAACCCTCTGCTCTACAACATCACCCAGGTGGTCATCCTGTCTGCCGTGTCGGGCGTCATATCCGACCTGTTAGGATTTAACCTGAAG CTGTGGAAGATCAAATCATGA
- the LOC137589083 gene encoding protein PHTF2-like isoform X5: MASKVKDAVVWYQKKIGAYDQQIWEKSVEQREIKFISLGLRNKPKKTGHVKPDLIDVDLVRGSAFAKAKPESPWTSLTRKGIVRVVFFPFFCRWWIQVTSRAIFLLLLALYLLQVAAAVLYVIIPQPHGIPATEVFGAIWLMLLLGTVHCQIVSTRTPKPASSSGGKRRRSKKSKLSIDKSTETDNGYVSLDGRVTNRSSEEGLQLHEQRFDSLNRADEACWTSHLRPIHTHTPRGLGLMMAGGSKEPASDEASSEEDPDASYSALRRGVERMNNDCLLRNRKSSHHYKKHYGVEDVSKSGTSCSSRCSSLRTHDSESTRHESETEDLMWEDFLHCAECRSSCTSETEGEGGATPVCPPAKKEYRDDPFHQGHLPWLHSANPGLERVSAIVWEGNECKKADMSVLEISGMIMNKVNLYTPGIGYQVFGNLISVTLGLTPFAYRLAQYCDLDQVTTLSANELLSVVLGGGSGSDALVITMVTLSFLVRVCLIWLFFFLLSVAERTYKQRLLFAKLFGHLTSVRRARKSEVPHFRLKKVQNIKMWLSLRSYLKRRGPQRSVDVIVSSAFLLTLSVVFICCAQLLHVHETFLDCHYNWELVIWCSSLSLFLLRFVTLGSETSKKYSNTSILLTEQINLYLKMEKKPNKKEELTLVNNVLKLATKLLKELDTPFRLYGLTMNPLLYNITQVVILSAVSGVISDLLGFNLKVSVRLGWFHT; encoded by the exons aTTGGCGCCTATGATCAGCAGATATGGGAGAAATCAGTGGAGCAGCGAGAAATAAAG TTTATTTCTCTG GGCTTGAGGAACAAGCCGAAGAAGACCGGACACGTCAAACCGGACCTCATCGACGTGGACTTGGTTAGAG GTTCAGCGTTTGCCAAGGCCAAACCAGAGAGTCCGTGGACGTCGCTGACCAGGAAGGGCATCGTTAGAGTAGTCTTCTTCCCCTTCTTCTGCCGATGGTGGATCCAGGTCACCTCCAGAGCCATTTTTCTCTTGCTGCTCGCTCTCTACCTGCTGCAAG TGGCGGCAGCGGTCCTTTACGTCATCATCCCTCAGCCTCATGGGATACCGGCCACCGAAGTGTTTGGAGCCATCTGGCTCATGCTGCTGCTGGGCACCGTCCACTGCCAGATCGTGTCCACCCGCACGCCGAAGCCGGCCTCCAGCAGCGGGGGGAAGAGACGCag gtCTAAGAAGTCCAAGCTGTCCATCGACAAGTCGACAGAGACCGACAATGGTTATGTGTCGCTGGACGGCCGGGTGACCAATCGCAGCAGCGAGGAGGGGCTCCAGCTCCACGAGCAGCGATTTGATTCACTGAACAGGGCCGACGAGGCGTGCTGGACCTCCCACCTCAGGCcaatacacactcacacgccCCGCGGCTTGGGCCTGATGATGGCCGGTGGCAGTAAG GAGCCGGCGTCTGATGAGGCGTCCAGTGAAGAGGACCCCGATGCGTCCTACAGCGCCCTCCGCAGGGGGGTAGAGAGAATGAACAATGACTGTTTGCTCAGAAACCGCAAGAGCTCACACCATTACAAGAAACACTACGGAGTGGAG GACGTCTCCAAGTCGGGCACCAGCTGCAGCTCCCGGTGCTCCAGCCTGAGGACCCACGACTCAGAGAGCACACGCCACGAGTCAGAGACGGAGGACTTGATGTGGGAAGACTTCCTGCACTGCGCCGAGTGCCGGTCGTCCTGCACCTCCGAGACGG agggagaaggaggagcgACCCCCGTGTGTCCTCCCGCCAAGAAAGAGTACAGAGATGACCCTTTCCATCAG GGTCACCTCCCCTGGCTGCACAGCGCCAACCCCGGGCTGGAGCGGGTGAGCGCCATCGTTTGGGAGGGAAACGAGTGTAAGAAGGCAGACATGTCCGTCCTGGAGATCAGCGGCATGATCATGAACAAA GTGAATCTTTACACTCCTGGTATCGGCTACCAGGTGTTTGGGAATCTCATCTCGGTGACACTCGGCCTCACTCCTTTCGCGTACAG GCTGGCTCAGTACTGCGACTTGGATCAGGTGACCACGCTGTCGGCCAATGAGCTGCTCTCTGTGGTGCTCGGAGGCGGGTCCGGATCGGACGCCTTGGTCATCACCATGGTGACGCTCAGCTTCCTGGTGCGCGTTTGCCTTATAtggctcttcttcttcctgctcagCGTGGCAGAGAGGACGTACAAACAG AGGTTGCTGTTTGCCAAACTGTTCGGTCACCTGACTTCAGTCCGAAGAGCCAGAAAGTCTGAAGTTCCTCATTTCAGACTGAAGAAAGTGCAGAACATCAAGATGTGGCTGTCGCTTCGCTCCTACCTCAAG AGACGGGGTCCTCAGCGTTCTGTGGATGTCATCGTGTCGTCTGCCTTCCTGCTCACTCTGTCCGTCGTCTTCATCTGCTGCGCCCAG ctgctgcacgTCCACGAGACCTTCCTGGACTGTCACTATAACTGGGAGCTGGTGATCTGGTGCTCCAGCCTGTCGCTGTTCCTCCTCAGGTTCGTCACCCTGGGCTCAGAAACCAGCAAGAAGTACAGCAACACCTCCATCCTGCTGAcggaacag ATCAACCTCTATctgaagatggagaagaagccAAACAAGAAGGAGGAACTGACGCTGGTCAACAACGTCTTAAAACTGGCGACCAAACTACTCAAG GAGTTGGACACTCCTTTCCGGCTGTACGGCCTGACGATGAACCCTCTGCTCTACAACATCACCCAGGTGGTCATCCTGTCTGCCGTGTCGGGCGTCATATCCGACCTGTTAGGATTTAACCTGAAGGTAAGCGTGCGACTCGGTTGGTTTCACACTTGA
- the LOC137589083 gene encoding protein PHTF2-like isoform X1: MASKVKDAVVWYQKKIGAYDQQIWEKSVEQREIKFISLGLRNKPKKTGHVKPDLIDVDLVRGSAFAKAKPESPWTSLTRKGIVRVVFFPFFCRWWIQVTSRAIFLLLLALYLLQVAAAVLYVIIPQPHGIPATEVFGAIWLMLLLGTVHCQIVSTRTPKPASSSGGKRRRKLRKASQMEVHREGDGSSTTDNTQEGAPHSHSASTTYSLGTLFQDFWHDICKAGSKKSKLSIDKSTETDNGYVSLDGRVTNRSSEEGLQLHEQRFDSLNRADEACWTSHLRPIHTHTPRGLGLMMAGGSKEPASDEASSEEDPDASYSALRRGVERMNNDCLLRNRKSSHHYKKHYGVEDVSKSGTSCSSRCSSLRTHDSESTRHESETEDLMWEDFLHCAECRSSCTSETEGEGGATPVCPPAKKEYRDDPFHQGHLPWLHSANPGLERVSAIVWEGNECKKADMSVLEISGMIMNKVNLYTPGIGYQVFGNLISVTLGLTPFAYRLAQYCDLDQVTTLSANELLSVVLGGGSGSDALVITMVTLSFLVRVCLIWLFFFLLSVAERTYKQRLLFAKLFGHLTSVRRARKSEVPHFRLKKVQNIKMWLSLRSYLKRRGPQRSVDVIVSSAFLLTLSVVFICCAQLLHVHETFLDCHYNWELVIWCSSLSLFLLRFVTLGSETSKKYSNTSILLTEQINLYLKMEKKPNKKEELTLVNNVLKLATKLLKELDTPFRLYGLTMNPLLYNITQVVILSAVSGVISDLLGFNLKVSVRLGWFHT, encoded by the exons aTTGGCGCCTATGATCAGCAGATATGGGAGAAATCAGTGGAGCAGCGAGAAATAAAG TTTATTTCTCTG GGCTTGAGGAACAAGCCGAAGAAGACCGGACACGTCAAACCGGACCTCATCGACGTGGACTTGGTTAGAG GTTCAGCGTTTGCCAAGGCCAAACCAGAGAGTCCGTGGACGTCGCTGACCAGGAAGGGCATCGTTAGAGTAGTCTTCTTCCCCTTCTTCTGCCGATGGTGGATCCAGGTCACCTCCAGAGCCATTTTTCTCTTGCTGCTCGCTCTCTACCTGCTGCAAG TGGCGGCAGCGGTCCTTTACGTCATCATCCCTCAGCCTCATGGGATACCGGCCACCGAAGTGTTTGGAGCCATCTGGCTCATGCTGCTGCTGGGCACCGTCCACTGCCAGATCGTGTCCACCCGCACGCCGAAGCCGGCCTCCAGCAGCGGGGGGAAGAGACGCag GAAGTTGAGGAAAGCATCTCAGATGGAGGTGCATAGGGAAGGCGACGGGTCTAGCACTACCGATAACACACAGGAGGGGGCGCCACACTCCCACTCAGCCAGCACTACATACAGCCTGGGCACTCTCTTCCAAGATTTCTGGCATGATATCTGTAAAGCTGG gtCTAAGAAGTCCAAGCTGTCCATCGACAAGTCGACAGAGACCGACAATGGTTATGTGTCGCTGGACGGCCGGGTGACCAATCGCAGCAGCGAGGAGGGGCTCCAGCTCCACGAGCAGCGATTTGATTCACTGAACAGGGCCGACGAGGCGTGCTGGACCTCCCACCTCAGGCcaatacacactcacacgccCCGCGGCTTGGGCCTGATGATGGCCGGTGGCAGTAAG GAGCCGGCGTCTGATGAGGCGTCCAGTGAAGAGGACCCCGATGCGTCCTACAGCGCCCTCCGCAGGGGGGTAGAGAGAATGAACAATGACTGTTTGCTCAGAAACCGCAAGAGCTCACACCATTACAAGAAACACTACGGAGTGGAG GACGTCTCCAAGTCGGGCACCAGCTGCAGCTCCCGGTGCTCCAGCCTGAGGACCCACGACTCAGAGAGCACACGCCACGAGTCAGAGACGGAGGACTTGATGTGGGAAGACTTCCTGCACTGCGCCGAGTGCCGGTCGTCCTGCACCTCCGAGACGG agggagaaggaggagcgACCCCCGTGTGTCCTCCCGCCAAGAAAGAGTACAGAGATGACCCTTTCCATCAG GGTCACCTCCCCTGGCTGCACAGCGCCAACCCCGGGCTGGAGCGGGTGAGCGCCATCGTTTGGGAGGGAAACGAGTGTAAGAAGGCAGACATGTCCGTCCTGGAGATCAGCGGCATGATCATGAACAAA GTGAATCTTTACACTCCTGGTATCGGCTACCAGGTGTTTGGGAATCTCATCTCGGTGACACTCGGCCTCACTCCTTTCGCGTACAG GCTGGCTCAGTACTGCGACTTGGATCAGGTGACCACGCTGTCGGCCAATGAGCTGCTCTCTGTGGTGCTCGGAGGCGGGTCCGGATCGGACGCCTTGGTCATCACCATGGTGACGCTCAGCTTCCTGGTGCGCGTTTGCCTTATAtggctcttcttcttcctgctcagCGTGGCAGAGAGGACGTACAAACAG AGGTTGCTGTTTGCCAAACTGTTCGGTCACCTGACTTCAGTCCGAAGAGCCAGAAAGTCTGAAGTTCCTCATTTCAGACTGAAGAAAGTGCAGAACATCAAGATGTGGCTGTCGCTTCGCTCCTACCTCAAG AGACGGGGTCCTCAGCGTTCTGTGGATGTCATCGTGTCGTCTGCCTTCCTGCTCACTCTGTCCGTCGTCTTCATCTGCTGCGCCCAG ctgctgcacgTCCACGAGACCTTCCTGGACTGTCACTATAACTGGGAGCTGGTGATCTGGTGCTCCAGCCTGTCGCTGTTCCTCCTCAGGTTCGTCACCCTGGGCTCAGAAACCAGCAAGAAGTACAGCAACACCTCCATCCTGCTGAcggaacag ATCAACCTCTATctgaagatggagaagaagccAAACAAGAAGGAGGAACTGACGCTGGTCAACAACGTCTTAAAACTGGCGACCAAACTACTCAAG GAGTTGGACACTCCTTTCCGGCTGTACGGCCTGACGATGAACCCTCTGCTCTACAACATCACCCAGGTGGTCATCCTGTCTGCCGTGTCGGGCGTCATATCCGACCTGTTAGGATTTAACCTGAAGGTAAGCGTGCGACTCGGTTGGTTTCACACTTGA
- the LOC137589083 gene encoding protein PHTF2-like isoform X4, giving the protein MASKVKDAVVWYQKKIGAYDQQIWEKSVEQREIKGLRNKPKKTGHVKPDLIDVDLVRGSAFAKAKPESPWTSLTRKGIVRVVFFPFFCRWWIQVTSRAIFLLLLALYLLQVAAAVLYVIIPQPHGIPATEVFGAIWLMLLLGTVHCQIVSTRTPKPASSSGGKRRRKLRKASQMEVHREGDGSSTTDNTQEGAPHSHSASTTYSLGTLFQDFWHDICKAGSKKSKLSIDKSTETDNGYVSLDGRVTNRSSEEGLQLHEQRFDSLNRADEACWTSHLRPIHTHTPRGLGLMMAGGSKEPASDEASSEEDPDASYSALRRGVERMNNDCLLRNRKSSHHYKKHYGVEDVSKSGTSCSSRCSSLRTHDSESTRHESETEDLMWEDFLHCAECRSSCTSETEGEGGATPVCPPAKKEYRDDPFHQGHLPWLHSANPGLERVSAIVWEGNECKKADMSVLEISGMIMNKVNLYTPGIGYQVFGNLISVTLGLTPFAYRLAQYCDLDQVTTLSANELLSVVLGGGSGSDALVITMVTLSFLVRVCLIWLFFFLLSVAERTYKQRLLFAKLFGHLTSVRRARKSEVPHFRLKKVQNIKMWLSLRSYLKRRGPQRSVDVIVSSAFLLTLSVVFICCAQLLHVHETFLDCHYNWELVIWCSSLSLFLLRFVTLGSETSKKYSNTSILLTEQINLYLKMEKKPNKKEELTLVNNVLKLATKLLKELDTPFRLYGLTMNPLLYNITQVVILSAVSGVISDLLGFNLKLWKIKS; this is encoded by the exons aTTGGCGCCTATGATCAGCAGATATGGGAGAAATCAGTGGAGCAGCGAGAAATAAAG GGCTTGAGGAACAAGCCGAAGAAGACCGGACACGTCAAACCGGACCTCATCGACGTGGACTTGGTTAGAG GTTCAGCGTTTGCCAAGGCCAAACCAGAGAGTCCGTGGACGTCGCTGACCAGGAAGGGCATCGTTAGAGTAGTCTTCTTCCCCTTCTTCTGCCGATGGTGGATCCAGGTCACCTCCAGAGCCATTTTTCTCTTGCTGCTCGCTCTCTACCTGCTGCAAG TGGCGGCAGCGGTCCTTTACGTCATCATCCCTCAGCCTCATGGGATACCGGCCACCGAAGTGTTTGGAGCCATCTGGCTCATGCTGCTGCTGGGCACCGTCCACTGCCAGATCGTGTCCACCCGCACGCCGAAGCCGGCCTCCAGCAGCGGGGGGAAGAGACGCag GAAGTTGAGGAAAGCATCTCAGATGGAGGTGCATAGGGAAGGCGACGGGTCTAGCACTACCGATAACACACAGGAGGGGGCGCCACACTCCCACTCAGCCAGCACTACATACAGCCTGGGCACTCTCTTCCAAGATTTCTGGCATGATATCTGTAAAGCTGG gtCTAAGAAGTCCAAGCTGTCCATCGACAAGTCGACAGAGACCGACAATGGTTATGTGTCGCTGGACGGCCGGGTGACCAATCGCAGCAGCGAGGAGGGGCTCCAGCTCCACGAGCAGCGATTTGATTCACTGAACAGGGCCGACGAGGCGTGCTGGACCTCCCACCTCAGGCcaatacacactcacacgccCCGCGGCTTGGGCCTGATGATGGCCGGTGGCAGTAAG GAGCCGGCGTCTGATGAGGCGTCCAGTGAAGAGGACCCCGATGCGTCCTACAGCGCCCTCCGCAGGGGGGTAGAGAGAATGAACAATGACTGTTTGCTCAGAAACCGCAAGAGCTCACACCATTACAAGAAACACTACGGAGTGGAG GACGTCTCCAAGTCGGGCACCAGCTGCAGCTCCCGGTGCTCCAGCCTGAGGACCCACGACTCAGAGAGCACACGCCACGAGTCAGAGACGGAGGACTTGATGTGGGAAGACTTCCTGCACTGCGCCGAGTGCCGGTCGTCCTGCACCTCCGAGACGG agggagaaggaggagcgACCCCCGTGTGTCCTCCCGCCAAGAAAGAGTACAGAGATGACCCTTTCCATCAG GGTCACCTCCCCTGGCTGCACAGCGCCAACCCCGGGCTGGAGCGGGTGAGCGCCATCGTTTGGGAGGGAAACGAGTGTAAGAAGGCAGACATGTCCGTCCTGGAGATCAGCGGCATGATCATGAACAAA GTGAATCTTTACACTCCTGGTATCGGCTACCAGGTGTTTGGGAATCTCATCTCGGTGACACTCGGCCTCACTCCTTTCGCGTACAG GCTGGCTCAGTACTGCGACTTGGATCAGGTGACCACGCTGTCGGCCAATGAGCTGCTCTCTGTGGTGCTCGGAGGCGGGTCCGGATCGGACGCCTTGGTCATCACCATGGTGACGCTCAGCTTCCTGGTGCGCGTTTGCCTTATAtggctcttcttcttcctgctcagCGTGGCAGAGAGGACGTACAAACAG AGGTTGCTGTTTGCCAAACTGTTCGGTCACCTGACTTCAGTCCGAAGAGCCAGAAAGTCTGAAGTTCCTCATTTCAGACTGAAGAAAGTGCAGAACATCAAGATGTGGCTGTCGCTTCGCTCCTACCTCAAG AGACGGGGTCCTCAGCGTTCTGTGGATGTCATCGTGTCGTCTGCCTTCCTGCTCACTCTGTCCGTCGTCTTCATCTGCTGCGCCCAG ctgctgcacgTCCACGAGACCTTCCTGGACTGTCACTATAACTGGGAGCTGGTGATCTGGTGCTCCAGCCTGTCGCTGTTCCTCCTCAGGTTCGTCACCCTGGGCTCAGAAACCAGCAAGAAGTACAGCAACACCTCCATCCTGCTGAcggaacag ATCAACCTCTATctgaagatggagaagaagccAAACAAGAAGGAGGAACTGACGCTGGTCAACAACGTCTTAAAACTGGCGACCAAACTACTCAAG GAGTTGGACACTCCTTTCCGGCTGTACGGCCTGACGATGAACCCTCTGCTCTACAACATCACCCAGGTGGTCATCCTGTCTGCCGTGTCGGGCGTCATATCCGACCTGTTAGGATTTAACCTGAAG CTGTGGAAGATCAAATCATGA